One part of the Desulfonema ishimotonii genome encodes these proteins:
- the fmt gene encoding methionyl-tRNA formyltransferase, with the protein MDKKPFKIVFMGTPDFSVPALRALHESRHEVALVVTQPDRPKGRGRKLMPPPVKETALKLGYEVVQPETVRDAAFVETLNAIEPDLFIVIAFGHILSQPLLDLPRLGAVNIHASVLPRYRGSAPIQWAVINGEKETGVTAMFMDRGLDTGDILLVEKMAIGPDDTSGTLHDKLSVLGADLLIRTLEKFEADDIRPVPQDSEQATYAPLLTKRDGQIDWERPAGDIECLIRGVSPWPGAFTWLEGRRVKIFKARPVSTDTDAAPGTVIPAFPDELWVATGKGALSILEIQGASGKRLRISDFLRGCTVPPGTCLRAPDC; encoded by the coding sequence ATGGATAAGAAACCCTTTAAAATCGTTTTTATGGGCACACCGGACTTTTCCGTGCCAGCCCTCCGGGCACTGCATGAGAGCAGGCACGAGGTTGCCCTGGTGGTAACACAGCCGGACCGGCCCAAAGGGCGGGGGCGCAAACTGATGCCGCCGCCGGTGAAGGAGACGGCCCTGAAGCTGGGCTACGAGGTGGTTCAGCCGGAGACCGTGCGCGATGCGGCTTTCGTGGAAACCCTCAACGCTATTGAACCAGACCTGTTTATCGTCATCGCCTTCGGCCACATCCTGTCCCAGCCGCTGCTTGATCTGCCCCGGCTGGGAGCTGTCAATATTCATGCCTCTGTTCTGCCCAGATACCGGGGCTCCGCGCCGATTCAGTGGGCGGTCATCAACGGCGAAAAAGAGACCGGCGTCACCGCCATGTTCATGGACAGGGGACTCGATACCGGCGATATTCTGCTGGTTGAAAAGATGGCCATCGGCCCGGACGACACCTCCGGCACCCTCCACGACAAACTCTCGGTGCTGGGGGCCGATCTCCTGATCAGAACCCTGGAGAAATTCGAGGCCGATGACATCCGCCCGGTTCCCCAGGATTCGGAACAAGCGACTTATGCGCCCCTGCTCACCAAGCGGGACGGACAGATCGACTGGGAGCGGCCTGCCGGAGATATCGAATGTCTGATTCGCGGGGTCTCCCCGTGGCCGGGCGCATTCACCTGGCTGGAGGGCAGACGGGTGAAGATCTTTAAGGCCCGCCCCGTGTCCACGGATACCGACGCCGCCCCCGGCACGGTGATTCCGGCCTTCCCGGATGAGCTGTGGGTGGCGACCGGAAAGGGCGCGCTCTCGATTCTGGAGATTCAGGGCGCATCCGGCAAACGGCTGAGGATCAGCGATTTTCTGAGGGGATGCACGGTGCCGCCCGGCACATGCCTCCGAGCCCCTGACTGTTAA
- the rpe gene encoding ribulose-phosphate 3-epimerase, translating to MKLIAPSILSADFSKLGEEIKAVEAAGADWIHIDVMDGHFVPNITMGPIIVEAAKKSTDLPLDVHLMIENPDLYVPDFAKAGADWIAVHAEACVHLSRSIQLIKSCGAKAGVTLNPATPLSAIEWVLEDVDYILIMSVNPGFGGQAFIENSLDKIRRLREVLAERGLSPLIQIDGGVNSKTIERISAAGVDVFVAGSAIFGSDDYQKTIADFKQKLGR from the coding sequence ATGAAACTTATCGCTCCCTCAATCCTCTCTGCGGATTTTTCAAAGCTGGGCGAAGAGATAAAGGCGGTTGAAGCGGCCGGGGCTGACTGGATTCACATTGACGTGATGGACGGCCATTTTGTGCCCAATATTACGATGGGGCCGATTATCGTCGAGGCCGCGAAAAAGTCCACGGACCTTCCTCTGGACGTTCACCTGATGATCGAAAACCCGGACCTGTATGTGCCGGATTTTGCAAAGGCCGGGGCCGACTGGATCGCCGTTCACGCGGAGGCCTGTGTTCACCTGAGCAGGAGCATTCAGCTGATCAAGTCATGCGGCGCAAAGGCCGGTGTGACCCTGAACCCCGCAACGCCGCTGTCCGCCATCGAATGGGTGCTGGAAGATGTGGATTATATTCTGATTATGAGTGTCAATCCGGGCTTCGGCGGGCAGGCATTTATTGAAAACAGTCTGGATAAAATCCGCAGGCTGCGCGAGGTGCTGGCGGAAAGGGGCCTTTCCCCCCTGATTCAGATTGACGGCGGCGTCAACAGCAAAACCATTGAGCGCATTTCCGCAGCAGGCGTGGATGTGTTTGTGGCCGGGTCCGCGATTTTCGGAAGCGATGATTATCAGAAGACCATTGCGGATTTTAAACAGAAGCTGGGGAGATAG
- the def gene encoding peptide deformylase produces the protein METLKIVTYPDKFLSNPTKAVDNIDGELQKLIDKMATTMYEAPGVGLAAIQVGVDKSLIIYDDSPGDEKHSLQVLINPEIVSAEGSVISENEGCLSVPEFRADVKRNAAVAVEGVDRNGKPVRIERDDFLAIVLQHEIDHLHGKLFIDRISSLKRQLYKRRVRKHMKQNG, from the coding sequence ATGGAAACACTTAAAATTGTAACATATCCGGACAAGTTCCTCTCAAACCCGACCAAGGCGGTGGACAATATCGACGGGGAACTTCAGAAACTGATTGATAAGATGGCAACAACCATGTATGAAGCACCGGGCGTCGGTCTGGCAGCCATACAGGTCGGGGTGGACAAAAGCCTGATCATCTACGACGATTCTCCCGGAGATGAAAAACACTCGCTTCAGGTGCTGATCAACCCGGAAATTGTCTCGGCAGAGGGGTCCGTTATCTCGGAAAACGAGGGCTGCCTGAGCGTTCCCGAATTCCGGGCCGACGTAAAGCGCAACGCGGCAGTGGCGGTCGAAGGCGTGGACCGCAACGGGAAACCGGTCCGCATTGAGCGGGACGACTTTCTGGCCATCGTGCTGCAACATGAAATCGATCACCTTCACGGCAAATTGTTCATTGACCGCATCAGCTCGCTGAAGCGGCAACTTTACAAACGGCGTGTCAGAAAACATATGAAACAGAATGGATAA
- the rsmB gene encoding 16S rRNA (cytosine(967)-C(5))-methyltransferase RsmB encodes MTHDARQAALSVLNELDQRQQTLDSILEKMPALPPRDQRLFHALTYGVLRWQGRLDHIIGHFSRTGLSKISPPVLNILRLGLFQMIYLDRVPVSAAINTAVELARKSGAAWATGFVNGLLRNADRHLGQVSFPDPDKDPVLSLATAQSFPRWLVKRWIGRLGYGETEKLCRIINTIPPLTVRTNTLKVSRETLMASLDQAVQEIQPTRFSPEGLSFSSPAGAIPELDAFQKGWFQVQDEAAQMVAHMLDPRPGQRVLDACAGLGGKTGHIAQIMENRGEILATDHVAHKLSRMADEMARLGITIVKPHVHDLHRPLNENTVGTFDRILLDAPCSGLGVLRRNPDAKWSADKKNLQKYQARQVRFLSHLAPLLAPGGLLVYAVCTTEPEENGMVVRAFTDRHPDMAVETNPAGLPDAARPLLTGKGYLKTLPHTSGMDGFFSVCFRRKI; translated from the coding sequence ATGACACACGACGCACGCCAGGCTGCCCTGTCCGTCCTCAACGAACTGGACCAGCGACAGCAGACCCTCGACAGCATTCTGGAAAAAATGCCCGCCCTGCCCCCACGGGATCAGCGGCTGTTCCATGCTCTGACTTACGGCGTACTCCGCTGGCAGGGACGGCTCGACCACATCATCGGCCACTTCTCCAGAACCGGGCTCAGCAAGATCTCCCCGCCGGTTCTCAACATCCTCCGCCTGGGACTTTTTCAGATGATTTACCTGGACCGGGTTCCGGTTTCGGCTGCGATCAACACGGCTGTGGAACTGGCCCGGAAAAGCGGTGCGGCCTGGGCCACGGGATTTGTGAACGGCCTGCTGCGAAACGCGGACCGACACCTCGGTCAGGTCTCCTTCCCCGACCCGGACAAAGACCCGGTACTCTCCCTGGCAACGGCCCAGTCCTTTCCCCGGTGGCTGGTCAAGCGGTGGATCGGTCGCCTCGGCTATGGGGAGACGGAAAAGCTCTGCCGGATCATCAACACCATTCCGCCGCTGACGGTGCGCACCAACACCCTGAAGGTCTCCCGCGAAACCCTGATGGCATCGCTGGATCAGGCCGTGCAGGAGATTCAGCCCACGCGGTTTTCACCGGAAGGCCTCTCTTTTTCCAGCCCCGCAGGCGCCATTCCCGAACTGGACGCCTTTCAGAAGGGCTGGTTTCAGGTTCAGGACGAGGCCGCCCAGATGGTGGCCCATATGCTGGACCCCAGGCCGGGCCAGCGGGTGCTGGACGCCTGCGCCGGGCTGGGGGGAAAGACCGGCCACATCGCCCAGATCATGGAAAACCGGGGAGAAATTCTCGCCACAGACCACGTCGCCCATAAACTCTCCCGAATGGCGGACGAAATGGCACGGCTCGGCATCACCATTGTGAAACCCCATGTCCACGACCTGCACCGCCCTCTTAATGAAAACACGGTGGGAACGTTTGACCGCATCCTGCTGGACGCGCCCTGCTCCGGCCTGGGGGTGCTGCGCCGGAACCCGGACGCCAAGTGGTCTGCCGACAAAAAGAATCTGCAAAAATATCAGGCGCGGCAGGTGCGGTTTTTAAGTCATCTCGCGCCCCTGCTGGCCCCCGGCGGTTTGCTGGTCTACGCCGTCTGCACCACGGAGCCGGAGGAAAACGGGATGGTCGTCCGCGCCTTTACGGACCGCCACCCGGATATGGCAGTGGAAACGAATCCCGCAGGTCTGCCGGATGCGGCCCGACCGCTGCTGACCGGAAAAGGCTATCTGAAAACCCTGCCCCACACCAGCGGCATGGACGGCTTTTTTTCGGTTTGCTTTCGCCGCAAAATATGA
- a CDS encoding putative Ig domain-containing protein codes for MKKYFSETSHWRGGLFIALLFLLLLPSPCMAEKDEPTEEDEAAADEAILPAQPCLFTGYSHPIVKWRCKTGGAVRSSPVVGGNGTVYFGSDDGHFYALSPDGAIKWQLETGSRIASPAYSTNGFLCFGSEKGGLLALSPDGVVLWQFPVECPIRTAPAIGSDESVYVTPVGGTLYALSPAGKPRWHYDTGRHFLSSPAIGPDGIIYVGSDEGYLYAFYPDGRLKWSFQSGFYLLSSPVLNRAGELYVGSGHNHLLAITPKGEQKWQTGKGNHLVTRPAIGPDGTICAGSDNTYLFAVAPDGTRKWGLKTGDWITASPLSDALGVIYVGSWDHYFYAVTPEGKQKWRVETGGAIRTTPAISPDGTLYFGSDDGHLYAIGHPADRAVLFGQVTDTATGKPVSGAEITISGTAEAEQITATSPTGEYAFAPDAGTCAVRVSKPGYQPLSLSHSADAGAEAALNIGLPPIGPLEIPASPLPVSAPGEAYNARIPASGGTWPYIFSVAEENLPPGVVLDPRTGVLSGAPDEAGEFLFTAHLQDADGSVSRREFGIDVIGGLEITTPSPLPVGTVGAPYVLDLEATWGNQVYRFSPAEKKSLPPGLKLSKTGTLSGTPAKGGTFEFNVAVSDGKRKAEKALEMTVADRLVITTRYLHDGVSGIPYKMELGASGGGEEKHWSVSGLPPGLSFSEDEISGTPTEPADTVVEVALSDAAGRTARKAFPLEVARPLAVLPAPLPTGVKGVEYSGAIEIIGGIGPFRFSHKGKLPKGLSLNPETGVISGTPAEAVWTNILLTVEDSAAPVPQRVEGRNVAVRIDNPPAP; via the coding sequence ATGAAAAAATATTTCTCAGAAACAAGTCACTGGCGAGGCGGCCTTTTCATTGCGCTCCTCTTTCTCCTGCTCCTCCCGTCTCCGTGCATGGCTGAAAAGGACGAACCGACAGAAGAGGATGAGGCCGCTGCGGATGAGGCCATTCTCCCGGCACAACCGTGTCTTTTCACCGGCTATTCCCACCCCATCGTAAAATGGCGCTGTAAAACCGGCGGCGCGGTCCGGTCGTCGCCTGTGGTGGGAGGAAATGGCACCGTATATTTCGGATCTGACGACGGCCATTTTTACGCCCTTTCACCGGACGGAGCGATAAAATGGCAACTGGAAACAGGGAGCCGGATCGCCTCTCCGGCTTACAGCACAAACGGTTTCCTCTGTTTCGGCTCGGAAAAAGGCGGTCTTCTGGCCCTCTCACCCGATGGCGTGGTGCTGTGGCAGTTTCCGGTTGAGTGTCCCATCCGCACCGCACCGGCCATCGGATCAGATGAGTCCGTTTATGTCACCCCGGTCGGCGGAACGCTTTACGCACTTTCACCGGCAGGAAAACCGCGCTGGCATTACGACACCGGGCGGCACTTTCTCTCATCCCCGGCCATCGGCCCGGACGGCATTATCTATGTGGGGAGTGACGAGGGGTACCTCTACGCCTTTTACCCGGACGGCCGCCTGAAATGGTCTTTTCAGTCGGGATTTTACCTGCTCTCATCCCCTGTCCTTAACCGGGCCGGAGAGCTTTACGTCGGATCGGGTCACAACCACCTGCTGGCCATTACCCCCAAAGGGGAGCAGAAATGGCAGACCGGCAAGGGAAACCATCTGGTGACGCGCCCGGCCATCGGCCCGGACGGGACCATCTGCGCCGGGTCTGACAACACGTATCTGTTTGCGGTCGCGCCTGACGGCACCCGGAAGTGGGGACTGAAAACCGGTGACTGGATCACGGCGTCGCCCCTTTCGGATGCGCTGGGCGTCATTTACGTTGGCTCGTGGGATCATTATTTTTACGCGGTCACGCCGGAGGGAAAACAGAAATGGCGGGTTGAAACCGGCGGCGCCATCCGAACCACCCCGGCCATTTCCCCGGACGGGACGCTTTATTTCGGATCGGATGACGGCCATCTTTACGCCATCGGCCATCCGGCAGACCGGGCCGTTCTCTTCGGTCAGGTGACGGATACCGCTACCGGAAAACCGGTCAGCGGCGCTGAAATCACCATCTCAGGGACGGCAGAAGCCGAACAGATTACCGCGACTTCACCCACCGGAGAATACGCTTTCGCACCTGACGCCGGAACCTGTGCGGTCCGTGTGTCCAAACCAGGATATCAGCCCCTGTCTCTTTCCCATTCCGCAGACGCCGGAGCAGAGGCGGCGCTGAATATCGGCCTGCCGCCCATCGGGCCGCTGGAGATTCCGGCCTCTCCCCTGCCCGTTTCCGCGCCCGGCGAGGCGTATAATGCCCGCATTCCCGCCAGCGGCGGCACCTGGCCGTATATTTTTTCGGTTGCAGAGGAAAACCTGCCCCCCGGCGTGGTCCTCGATCCCCGAACGGGCGTTCTTTCCGGGGCACCGGATGAGGCCGGAGAATTCCTGTTCACGGCCCATCTTCAGGATGCGGACGGCAGTGTCTCCCGGAGGGAATTCGGTATTGATGTCATCGGCGGGTTGGAGATCACCACCCCGTCCCCCCTGCCTGTGGGGACGGTGGGCGCGCCGTATGTCCTTGATCTGGAGGCCACCTGGGGAAATCAGGTGTATCGGTTCAGCCCGGCGGAAAAAAAATCCCTGCCCCCCGGCCTGAAATTATCCAAAACAGGCACACTTTCAGGAACACCGGCCAAAGGCGGCACTTTTGAATTCAATGTGGCGGTGAGCGATGGCAAACGCAAAGCTGAAAAAGCGCTTGAAATGACGGTCGCGGACCGGCTGGTCATCACGACGCGATATCTGCACGATGGTGTTTCCGGGATTCCCTATAAAATGGAACTCGGTGCATCCGGCGGCGGGGAGGAGAAACACTGGTCGGTTTCGGGCCTGCCCCCCGGGCTTTCCTTCTCCGAAGATGAGATCAGCGGCACGCCGACGGAACCGGCGGACACGGTGGTTGAGGTTGCCCTGTCGGATGCGGCGGGACGCACCGCCCGAAAGGCGTTTCCCCTTGAAGTGGCCCGCCCCCTGGCGGTCCTCCCCGCCCCTCTGCCGACCGGCGTAAAGGGGGTGGAATATTCCGGGGCAATTGAAATCATCGGCGGGATCGGTCCGTTCAGATTTTCCCACAAAGGCAAGCTGCCCAAGGGCCTTTCCCTCAACCCGGAAACCGGCGTGATTTCGGGCACACCCGCAGAAGCGGTCTGGACCAATATCCTGCTCACGGTTGAAGATAGCGCCGCCCCGGTTCCCCAGCGGGTCGAAGGGCGAAATGTCGCGGTTCGCATCGACAATCCCCCGGCCCCGTGA